The following are encoded together in the Streptomyces sp. NBC_01465 genome:
- a CDS encoding carboxylesterase/lipase family protein, whose translation MNPVCETRQGAVRGCLDEASGVASFLGIPYARPPFGERRFREPVPAEAWDGVRDAFAYGPTVPKAPYAPPFDVLIPEDFIEGEDCLNLNVWTPHPAPAPDGGLPVMVWLHGGAFSNGSGSATAYSGSAFARDGVVCVTVNYRLGVDGFLHLDGVPDNRGLLDQIAALEWVRDNIAAFGGDPDRVTVFGESAGAMAIGVLLGMERARGLFRRAVLQSGGAHHFLRPASARMVTARLAEQLGIEATAAAFADVPMDELIAAQAMLRVDLAVRPDPAVWGDAALNAMPFEPVTDGLVLPGPDCGVELLVGSNREENRLFLVPTERLDAITEERVQLGASVYGLDPEKGPAAYRAAREDATPGEVLEAVGTDWFYRIPAIRLAESVPGSHVYEFAWCSPQFGGRLGACHASELAFVFDNLADPGYAAMIGDRAPQALADAVHGAWVAFATTGDPGWEPYDTATRTTMVFGDGAVLAAPESDPRAAERQLWDGVR comes from the coding sequence ATGAACCCGGTGTGCGAGACCCGGCAGGGTGCGGTCCGTGGGTGTCTTGACGAGGCGTCCGGGGTGGCGTCGTTCCTCGGGATTCCTTATGCGCGGCCGCCGTTCGGGGAGCGCCGGTTCCGGGAGCCGGTGCCGGCGGAGGCGTGGGACGGGGTGCGCGATGCGTTCGCGTACGGTCCGACGGTGCCCAAGGCCCCGTACGCGCCCCCCTTCGACGTACTGATCCCCGAGGACTTCATCGAGGGCGAGGACTGCCTCAACCTCAATGTGTGGACCCCGCACCCGGCCCCGGCTCCGGACGGCGGCCTTCCGGTGATGGTGTGGCTGCACGGCGGGGCCTTCTCCAACGGCTCGGGATCGGCGACGGCGTACAGCGGCAGCGCCTTCGCGCGCGACGGTGTGGTGTGCGTGACGGTCAACTACCGGCTGGGCGTGGACGGATTCCTGCACCTGGACGGGGTGCCGGACAACCGGGGGCTGCTCGACCAGATCGCTGCCCTGGAGTGGGTGCGCGACAACATCGCGGCCTTCGGCGGGGACCCGGACCGGGTCACCGTCTTCGGGGAGTCGGCGGGCGCGATGGCGATCGGCGTCCTGCTCGGGATGGAGCGGGCGCGCGGACTCTTCCGGCGGGCGGTCCTGCAGAGCGGGGGCGCGCACCACTTCCTGCGGCCCGCGTCGGCGCGGATGGTGACGGCGCGGCTCGCGGAGCAGCTCGGGATCGAAGCGACGGCCGCCGCTTTCGCCGACGTACCGATGGACGAACTGATCGCGGCACAGGCCATGTTGAGGGTCGATCTCGCGGTGCGCCCGGACCCGGCGGTGTGGGGCGACGCGGCGCTCAACGCGATGCCTTTCGAGCCGGTCACCGACGGACTCGTGCTCCCGGGACCCGACTGCGGTGTCGAACTGCTGGTCGGCAGCAACCGTGAGGAGAACCGTCTCTTCCTCGTACCGACCGAGCGGCTCGACGCGATCACCGAGGAGCGGGTGCAACTCGGTGCGTCGGTCTACGGGCTCGACCCGGAGAAGGGCCCTGCCGCCTACCGGGCCGCGCGGGAGGACGCGACGCCCGGCGAGGTCCTGGAGGCGGTCGGGACGGACTGGTTCTACCGGATTCCGGCGATCAGGCTCGCGGAGTCGGTTCCGGGATCGCATGTGTACGAATTCGCCTGGTGCTCCCCGCAGTTCGGGGGCAGGCTCGGCGCCTGCCACGCCTCCGAGCTGGCCTTCGTCTTCGACAATCTGGCGGATCCGGGATACGCGGCGATGATCGGCGACCGGGCTCCGCAGGCGCTGGCGGACGCCGTGCACGGGGCGTGGGTGGCCTTCGCGACGACCGGGGATCCGGGCTGGGAGCCGTACGACACCGCCACCCGCACCACGATGGTCTTCGGTGACGGCGCGGTCCTGGCGGCGCCCGAGTCGGACCCGCGGGCGGCGGAGCGGCAGCTCTGGGACGGCGTGCGCTGA
- a CDS encoding RidA family protein, producing MVQRTTVPTLFPPPMYAHAAVVEAGERLAFMAGSVPLDPEGNLIGEGDPVRQAEQVIANLDEALRAVGSDLSRTVATTVYVVADEPAALTAVWEVVRASGLSDGPHTSTLLGVSCLGYTGQLVEITATAVVP from the coding sequence ATGGTCCAGCGCACCACCGTGCCCACCCTCTTTCCGCCCCCCATGTACGCCCACGCCGCCGTCGTCGAGGCTGGGGAGCGCCTCGCCTTCATGGCCGGGTCCGTGCCCCTCGACCCCGAGGGCAATCTGATCGGCGAGGGCGACCCGGTCCGTCAGGCGGAGCAGGTCATCGCCAACCTCGACGAGGCGCTGCGGGCCGTCGGCAGCGACCTCTCGCGGACCGTCGCCACCACGGTGTACGTCGTCGCCGACGAGCCCGCGGCCCTCACGGCGGTCTGGGAGGTCGTACGGGCCTCCGGCCTCAGCGACGGGCCCCACACCTCGACCCTCCTCGGCGTCTCCTGCCTGGGCTACACCGGGCAGCTGGTGGAGATCACCGCGACCGCCGTCGTGCCGTAG
- a CDS encoding DEAD/DEAH box helicase translates to MSDVGETLETDSATLVRRAAVFLPGAVPREGRFAFWDPDGALPPGPDELTVVTLQGAAARRRTVPAVTLTVAEALPVLVAARHSPVAHPAARCWGAAALHALQLAARGRFLPGLTADDHDAWRAGPLDAEDVAHLRAVAAAMPSQAHAVPLPGRTPLQVPEPEALVRSFLDAVADTLPRTPAAAHAEGAPYAAQEPQHLPGLREWAVEVAAGTDAGVQISLRLDFSGYDLFDHAPDAEQGERHAGAAIVQVHSLADPTLVLDAGRLWAGDGDEHFGPRVRIDAVLALRRAARVWPPLAELLERRVPDVLPLTEEELYELLGPAAAQLAAAGVAVHWPRELARSLTATAVVRPAPGSATDGTSFFDAEELFSFSWQLALGEDKLTDSEMDILAESHRPIVRLRDQWVVVDPALVRKARKRELGLLEPVDALSVALTGSAEIDGETVEAVPVGALATLHARLTGELPPLPQPPGLDATLRDYQLRGLSWLDTMTSLGLGGCLADDMGLGKTITVIALHLHRARSEPTLVVCPASLMGNWQREITRFAPGVPVRRFHGADRSLDVLDESGFVLTTYGTMRSSAAQLATQDWGMVVADEAQHIKNPNAATAKALRTIPSPARVALTGTPVENNLSELWALLDWTTPGLLGPLKTFRARHARIVENGEEDQAVERLARLVRPFLLRRKKSDPGIAPELPPKTESDHPVSLTREQASLYQAVVRESMAAIEGNEGIGRRARIMKLLTALKQICNHPAQYLKEGPTRLNGRSGKLALLDELLDTILAEDDSVLIFTQYVSMAQLLSHHLAARGIPSQLLHGGTPIAQREEMVDRFQSGDCPVFLLSLKAAGTGLNLTRAAHVIHYDRWWNPAVEEQATDRAYRIGQTQPVQVHRIIAEGTVEDRIAEMLESKRALAEAVLGSGESALTELGDRELADLVSLRRPG, encoded by the coding sequence GTGAGCGACGTGGGGGAGACGCTGGAGACCGATTCCGCGACGCTCGTGCGCCGCGCGGCCGTCTTCCTGCCCGGGGCCGTGCCGCGCGAGGGCCGGTTCGCCTTCTGGGACCCGGACGGCGCACTGCCGCCGGGGCCCGACGAGCTCACGGTCGTCACGCTCCAGGGCGCGGCGGCTCGCCGGCGTACGGTCCCGGCCGTGACTCTCACTGTGGCCGAGGCGCTGCCGGTACTGGTCGCCGCCCGGCACAGCCCGGTCGCCCACCCGGCGGCCCGCTGCTGGGGTGCGGCCGCACTGCATGCGCTGCAGCTCGCGGCGCGCGGGCGGTTCCTCCCGGGGCTCACCGCCGACGACCACGACGCCTGGCGGGCGGGACCGCTCGACGCCGAGGACGTGGCGCACCTGCGCGCCGTCGCGGCGGCGATGCCCTCGCAGGCGCACGCGGTGCCGCTGCCCGGCCGGACACCGCTCCAGGTCCCCGAACCGGAAGCGCTCGTACGGTCGTTCCTCGACGCGGTCGCCGACACCCTGCCGCGCACCCCGGCTGCGGCGCACGCCGAAGGCGCCCCGTATGCGGCGCAGGAGCCCCAGCATCTGCCCGGACTGCGCGAATGGGCGGTGGAGGTCGCGGCGGGCACGGACGCGGGGGTGCAGATCTCGCTGCGGCTCGACTTCTCCGGGTACGACCTCTTCGACCACGCCCCGGACGCCGAGCAGGGCGAGCGGCACGCGGGCGCAGCCATCGTGCAGGTGCACAGCCTCGCCGACCCGACGCTCGTCCTGGACGCGGGCCGCCTGTGGGCGGGCGACGGGGACGAGCACTTCGGGCCGCGGGTGCGGATCGACGCCGTACTGGCGCTGCGCCGGGCGGCCCGCGTCTGGCCTCCGCTGGCCGAGCTCCTGGAGCGGCGCGTCCCCGACGTACTGCCGCTGACCGAGGAGGAGTTGTACGAACTGCTCGGGCCGGCCGCGGCCCAGCTGGCGGCCGCCGGCGTGGCCGTGCACTGGCCGCGCGAGCTGGCCCGCTCCCTGACGGCGACGGCGGTGGTGCGCCCGGCGCCGGGGTCGGCGACCGACGGGACCTCGTTCTTCGACGCGGAGGAACTCTTCTCCTTCAGCTGGCAGTTGGCCCTCGGCGAGGACAAGCTGACCGATTCCGAGATGGACATCCTCGCGGAGTCGCACCGCCCGATCGTGCGGCTGCGCGACCAGTGGGTGGTGGTCGACCCGGCGCTCGTACGCAAGGCGCGGAAGCGGGAGTTGGGCCTCCTGGAGCCGGTCGACGCGCTCTCCGTGGCCCTGACCGGCAGCGCGGAGATCGACGGAGAGACAGTCGAGGCGGTCCCCGTCGGCGCGCTCGCCACCCTCCACGCGCGGCTCACCGGAGAGCTGCCCCCGCTGCCCCAGCCGCCCGGCCTGGACGCCACCCTCCGCGACTACCAACTGCGCGGCCTGTCCTGGCTGGACACGATGACGTCGCTGGGCCTGGGCGGCTGCCTCGCCGACGACATGGGCCTCGGCAAGACGATCACCGTGATCGCCCTCCACCTCCACCGGGCCCGCAGCGAACCGACCCTGGTGGTCTGCCCCGCCTCCCTGATGGGCAACTGGCAGCGCGAGATCACCCGCTTCGCGCCCGGCGTGCCCGTGCGCCGCTTCCACGGCGCGGACCGCTCGCTGGATGTCCTCGACGAGAGCGGCTTCGTCCTCACCACGTACGGAACGATGCGCAGCAGCGCCGCCCAACTGGCCACCCAGGACTGGGGGATGGTCGTCGCCGACGAGGCGCAGCACATCAAGAACCCCAACGCGGCGACGGCGAAGGCCCTGCGCACGATCCCATCGCCGGCCCGCGTCGCCCTGACGGGCACGCCCGTCGAGAACAACCTCTCCGAGCTGTGGGCGCTCCTCGACTGGACAACACCCGGTCTGCTCGGCCCCCTCAAGACCTTCCGCGCCCGCCATGCCCGCATCGTGGAGAACGGGGAGGAGGACCAGGCCGTGGAGCGCCTGGCCCGCCTCGTCCGCCCCTTCCTCCTGCGCCGCAAGAAGTCCGACCCGGGCATCGCCCCCGAGCTGCCGCCGAAGACGGAGAGCGACCACCCGGTCTCCCTCACCCGCGAACAGGCCTCGCTCTACCAGGCAGTGGTCCGCGAGTCGATGGCGGCGATCGAGGGCAACGAGGGCATCGGCCGCCGTGCCCGGATCATGAAGCTGCTCACCGCCCTCAAGCAGATCTGCAACCATCCCGCGCAGTATCTGAAGGAAGGCCCCACCCGGCTGAACGGCCGCTCGGGCAAGCTCGCCCTCCTCGACGAACTCCTCGACACGATCCTCGCGGAGGACGACTCCGTCCTGATCTTCACGCAGTACGTGTCCATGGCGCAGCTCCTCTCCCACCACCTCGCCGCACGCGGGATTCCCTCCCAACTCCTGCACGGGGGAACGCCGATCGCCCAGCGCGAAGAGATGGTCGACCGCTTCCAGTCCGGCGATTGCCCGGTCTTCCTGCTCTCCCTCAAGGCGGCGGGCACCGGCCTCAACCTCACCAGGGCGGCCCATGTCATCCACTACGACCGCTGGTGGAACCCGGCCGTGGAGGAACAGGCCACCGACCGCGCCTACCGCATCGGCCAGACCCAGCCCGTCCAGGTCCACCGCATCATCGCCGAGGGCACGGTGGAGGACCGCATCGCCGAAATGCTCGAATCCAAGCGGGCGTTGGCGGAGGCCGTCCTCGGCTCCGGCGAGTCGGCCCTCACCGAACTGGGCGACAGGGAACTCGCCGACCTGGTCTCCCTGAGGAGGCCCGGATGA
- a CDS encoding DoxX family protein, whose product MSEVTISQNTNAAATPATGTTRTRTRGAVVLRTAQILLALLYGFSGFAKLIAQSDAVESFDRMGWAHWSMYVIGALEFSGAVALLFIPALASAAAVAYIGLMIGASTVQLTLLDPANAFMPLLLIVPLVFIARARRHHAKALVTLVRRRA is encoded by the coding sequence ATGTCCGAGGTCACGATCAGCCAGAACACCAACGCAGCCGCCACCCCCGCCACCGGCACGACCCGCACCCGCACCCGCGGCGCCGTCGTCCTGCGCACCGCCCAGATCCTGCTCGCCCTGCTCTACGGCTTCAGCGGCTTCGCCAAGCTGATCGCGCAGTCCGACGCCGTCGAGTCCTTCGACCGCATGGGCTGGGCCCACTGGTCGATGTACGTCATCGGCGCCCTGGAGTTCTCCGGTGCCGTGGCACTGCTCTTCATCCCCGCGCTGGCCAGCGCCGCCGCGGTGGCGTACATCGGGCTCATGATCGGCGCGTCGACCGTCCAGCTGACCCTGCTCGACCCGGCCAACGCCTTCATGCCCCTGCTCCTGATCGTGCCGCTGGTCTTCATCGCCCGGGCCCGGCGCCACCACGCGAAGGCCCTGGTCACACTCGTCCGCAGGCGGGCGTGA
- a CDS encoding SWIM zinc finger family protein — MSSWWGTAWVEALEALSIDPARLARGRAYQQDGHVVSVHVTPGRIIAYVQGSRPRPYRTELRMHTLSEDAWNQFLDEAASQPGHMAALLDKDMPHSLVDAAAEAGVALLPSRGDLLPSCSCPDSGRPCKHAAALCYETAALLDKDPFVLLLMRGKTEHALLDELGHRNAAHAARETPPAAPTPGIPAREALAERFLPPLPPPLQVPPHPGSPPAYPTAPAGVDALALDHLATDAAARAHTLLTTGHDPVAALTTWQDAVRRAAARPTAGLTASTRALYRDLAAATGRTPTDLARAVVAWRQGGVVGLSVLETEWDPPAGPFDRARPALAAAGYPRFQPSRNHLTIPGGSMQLRFGPDHRWYAYESDPGRNDWWPRGDPKADAVSALHRD, encoded by the coding sequence ATGAGCAGCTGGTGGGGGACCGCCTGGGTGGAGGCGCTGGAGGCACTCTCCATCGACCCGGCACGACTGGCCCGGGGCAGGGCCTATCAGCAGGACGGCCATGTGGTGTCGGTCCACGTCACCCCGGGCCGGATCATCGCGTACGTACAAGGCAGCCGCCCGCGCCCGTACCGCACCGAACTGCGCATGCACACGCTCTCCGAGGACGCCTGGAACCAGTTCCTCGACGAGGCGGCCTCCCAGCCGGGCCATATGGCAGCCCTCCTCGACAAGGACATGCCGCACTCGCTCGTGGATGCCGCGGCCGAGGCGGGCGTTGCGCTGCTGCCCTCGCGCGGCGACCTCCTGCCGTCGTGTTCGTGCCCGGACAGCGGCCGCCCCTGCAAGCACGCGGCGGCCCTCTGCTACGAGACGGCGGCCCTCCTCGACAAGGATCCGTTCGTCCTGCTCCTCATGCGGGGCAAGACCGAGCACGCACTCCTCGACGAACTCGGGCACCGCAACGCCGCCCACGCGGCCCGCGAGACCCCGCCCGCGGCGCCGACTCCCGGAATCCCGGCGCGGGAAGCCCTCGCTGAGCGGTTCCTCCCGCCGCTGCCGCCCCCGCTCCAGGTGCCCCCGCACCCCGGCTCACCCCCGGCGTACCCCACCGCGCCCGCAGGGGTCGACGCCCTGGCCCTCGACCACCTGGCCACGGACGCGGCGGCCCGCGCGCACACGCTCCTCACCACCGGACACGATCCCGTCGCCGCGCTCACCACCTGGCAGGACGCGGTCCGCAGGGCGGCGGCCCGTCCCACCGCGGGCCTCACCGCCTCCACCCGTGCGCTCTACCGGGACCTGGCGGCGGCCACCGGCCGCACCCCCACGGACCTGGCCCGGGCGGTCGTGGCCTGGCGGCAGGGCGGAGTCGTGGGTCTGTCCGTACTGGAAACGGAGTGGGACCCGCCGGCCGGCCCCTTCGACCGGGCGCGCCCGGCCCTGGCCGCAGCGGGCTATCCCCGCTTCCAGCCCTCCCGCAACCACCTCACGATCCCCGGCGGATCGATGCAGCTGCGCTTCGGACCGGACCACCGCTGGTACGCCTACGAGTCGGACCCGGGCCGGAACGACTGGTGGCCCCGGGGCGACCCGAAGGCGGACGCGGTGTCCGCGCTCCACCGCGACTAG
- a CDS encoding FUSC family protein, with protein MPHIPPWLAHALRVQRGPAPWSAAARGSLAAGPLLAAALAAGRPSAGVLAALGAMLAGINDRPGPRRSSVRRLGVPALAGAGGLAIGTYGALLTTHTGCLPALLALLGLAAGAASAMGPIASAVGTQLLVCAAIGAGMALPEPAWQRALLYLAGAAWLLTLRFLLPSPAHTRGEAHDRRTIAHVYTAIADLLSAVGTPHAQARRAALTTALDQAQDTRSGRLQAQFTAALPLAEAATALAWSAPPEPLPARASEGVRRLAAAARTHTPCGPLPAPARDDAALRALDNALLQAAQTFDSGTTTPLAPARRTPRAPTAALRKAVGPAGREYGTRVAVCFGASAAIAQALHHTHWYWLPATAVFLVKPDLGPLASRVLCRALGTIAGAALFAALAAVLPNPAGMIALVTLCGALIPFSTRHFAAQTAVVTTLVLALVMADGEPQASWNRIAETLLACGIVLLVGHVPWPSQRGGGVRSRLETARAAAHAYVHHVLTTPRPQHDNSPRWLLRREAYRTLAEARTAIDLAAAELPTLARHSAAADEIARTLESLVDTATACAVQFDDTGRVPPQHATRLDELLTQLA; from the coding sequence ATGCCCCACATCCCGCCCTGGCTGGCACACGCCCTGCGCGTTCAGCGAGGCCCGGCACCCTGGAGCGCAGCAGCGCGCGGATCCCTCGCCGCAGGCCCGCTGCTGGCTGCGGCCCTGGCGGCAGGGCGACCCTCAGCAGGCGTGCTCGCAGCACTGGGAGCGATGCTGGCGGGCATCAACGACAGGCCGGGGCCGCGCCGGTCGAGCGTGCGACGCCTCGGTGTGCCGGCGCTGGCGGGCGCGGGAGGCCTCGCGATCGGTACGTACGGAGCACTGCTCACGACCCACACCGGCTGCCTGCCCGCACTTCTCGCGCTGCTCGGCCTGGCCGCGGGCGCGGCGAGCGCGATGGGCCCGATCGCCTCGGCGGTCGGCACGCAGCTCCTGGTGTGCGCAGCGATCGGCGCTGGAATGGCCCTGCCCGAACCGGCCTGGCAGCGCGCCCTGCTCTATCTGGCAGGCGCGGCCTGGCTCCTCACCCTCAGATTCCTCCTGCCGTCACCCGCCCATACACGCGGCGAGGCCCACGACCGCCGGACAATTGCCCACGTCTACACGGCAATTGCCGACCTCCTGTCCGCCGTGGGCACCCCACACGCCCAAGCCCGCAGAGCCGCGCTGACCACGGCACTGGATCAAGCGCAGGACACCCGCTCCGGCCGACTCCAGGCACAGTTCACGGCGGCGCTCCCCCTGGCCGAGGCCGCAACTGCCCTGGCCTGGTCCGCCCCGCCCGAACCGCTCCCCGCCCGCGCGTCCGAGGGCGTACGCCGCCTGGCCGCAGCCGCACGCACCCACACCCCCTGCGGCCCGCTCCCGGCCCCCGCCCGTGACGACGCCGCCCTGCGCGCCCTCGACAACGCACTTCTCCAGGCCGCCCAGACCTTCGACAGCGGTACGACCACACCCCTGGCTCCCGCCCGCCGCACTCCCCGAGCCCCGACAGCCGCCCTGCGCAAGGCGGTCGGCCCGGCGGGCCGCGAGTACGGAACCCGAGTGGCGGTCTGCTTCGGCGCGAGCGCGGCCATCGCCCAGGCCCTGCACCACACCCACTGGTACTGGCTGCCGGCGACAGCGGTCTTCCTGGTCAAGCCGGATCTGGGCCCGCTGGCCTCCCGCGTACTGTGCCGGGCCCTGGGCACGATCGCGGGCGCTGCCCTCTTCGCGGCGCTGGCGGCCGTCCTGCCGAACCCGGCCGGAATGATCGCCCTCGTCACACTCTGCGGAGCCCTGATCCCTTTCTCCACGCGGCACTTCGCAGCACAGACGGCGGTGGTGACCACCCTCGTCCTGGCCCTGGTCATGGCGGACGGCGAACCCCAGGCGTCCTGGAATCGCATCGCCGAGACGCTCCTGGCCTGCGGAATCGTGCTGCTGGTGGGCCATGTCCCGTGGCCGTCCCAGCGAGGCGGAGGCGTACGAAGCCGCCTCGAAACGGCCCGGGCGGCAGCACACGCCTACGTACACCACGTCCTGACGACGCCCCGCCCACAGCACGACAACTCCCCCCGCTGGCTCCTGCGCCGAGAGGCCTACCGAACCCTGGCAGAGGCACGCACGGCAATCGACCTGGCCGCAGCCGAACTCCCCACGCTGGCACGCCACTCCGCTGCGGCGGACGAGATCGCACGCACGCTGGAAAGCCTGGTGGACACGGCAACCGCCTGCGCGGTGCAGTTCGACGACACTGGCCGGGTACCGCCCCAGCACGCCACGCGCCTCGACGAGCTCCTGACACAACTGGCCTGA
- a CDS encoding TerD family protein: MTKGANVSLSALSDDAGAVVVSLSWSSPNGEGDADVSVLMLGTDGRVRGNSDFFFYNNPVAEDGSVQLLGPAQTESGNEDRIQLDLTAVPAGIERVIIAASRYQRARFGELENLRITLADRMGEGMLGYSVVGAGEESAFVFGEIYRRDSAWKFRAVGQGYETGLAGLATDYGIEIDEDDEQQQEESAEALAVVEDAPVAAAVAVAVAPAAPVVPAPRLRTAKKKVTLPKTAKPSLAENDTWRSARLFPVSSLRSDRERETRATAILLSVMAQVPEFGRKLTAAFGAPAGRMETFTEVSLPFGETPRRPDGIIRVERAGKLWTALVETKTNGNPLKSEQVQDYLDISARRGYEAVITISNDVALEGSDLVNVKFDGRRKQKVGLWHLSWAEIAYQAQMLIRHEGVRLEPHAWLLQELLHYLQHDNSGCHGFLNMGPAWVPVRHAIDDETLCPGDVRAVRVVESWERLIRQVCLRLGGELGEKVVPVRRTKRGVEPQARRAELADRLCEEGHLQAEIRIDSAPGILAVVADLRMGRLRTSVEVPAPEQGYPLTWVKRLIKQLGEAPADLHVQTLLDGGVSGPRGTLEKLRPEPGDLIPASAQQITGFRLTLSKSVGITRGNAESGFIRSVDAAVDRFYSSVVTSL; encoded by the coding sequence ATGACCAAAGGTGCCAATGTCAGTCTGAGCGCACTCAGCGACGACGCCGGTGCTGTTGTCGTCAGTCTGAGCTGGAGCAGCCCCAACGGCGAGGGCGACGCCGATGTCTCCGTGCTGATGCTCGGCACGGACGGCAGAGTGCGTGGCAACTCCGACTTCTTCTTCTACAACAACCCGGTTGCCGAGGACGGAAGCGTCCAGCTCCTGGGGCCCGCGCAGACCGAAAGCGGCAACGAGGACCGGATTCAGCTGGATCTCACGGCGGTGCCCGCCGGCATCGAGCGGGTCATCATCGCGGCGAGCCGGTACCAGCGCGCCCGGTTCGGTGAGTTGGAGAATCTTCGGATCACTCTCGCCGACCGGATGGGCGAGGGGATGCTCGGCTACTCCGTCGTCGGCGCCGGCGAGGAAAGTGCATTCGTATTCGGTGAGATCTACCGGCGGGACAGCGCCTGGAAGTTCCGGGCTGTCGGGCAGGGGTACGAGACCGGTCTCGCTGGTCTGGCCACCGACTACGGGATCGAGATCGACGAGGATGACGAGCAGCAACAGGAGGAAAGTGCGGAGGCCCTCGCTGTTGTAGAAGATGCGCCCGTCGCCGCAGCGGTAGCGGTGGCCGTCGCGCCCGCCGCTCCTGTCGTGCCCGCACCCCGGCTTCGTACGGCGAAGAAGAAGGTCACCCTCCCCAAGACCGCGAAGCCGTCGCTCGCGGAGAACGACACCTGGCGCTCCGCCCGCCTGTTTCCCGTCTCGTCACTGCGGAGCGACCGGGAGCGCGAGACGCGGGCGACCGCGATCCTGCTCTCGGTCATGGCTCAGGTCCCTGAGTTCGGAAGGAAGTTGACGGCTGCGTTCGGCGCGCCCGCAGGGAGAATGGAGACCTTTACCGAGGTCTCCCTGCCGTTCGGGGAAACCCCGAGGCGTCCCGACGGAATCATCCGCGTCGAGCGTGCCGGGAAGTTATGGACTGCGCTCGTCGAGACCAAGACCAATGGGAATCCTCTCAAGTCCGAGCAGGTGCAGGACTATCTGGACATCTCTGCGCGCCGTGGCTACGAGGCCGTCATCACGATCTCGAACGATGTGGCGCTCGAGGGCAGCGACCTGGTGAACGTGAAGTTCGACGGGCGCCGCAAGCAGAAGGTGGGGCTCTGGCATCTGTCCTGGGCCGAAATCGCCTACCAGGCACAGATGTTGATCCGGCATGAAGGTGTACGGCTGGAGCCTCATGCATGGCTGCTTCAGGAGCTGCTGCACTACCTCCAGCACGACAATTCCGGATGCCATGGATTCCTGAACATGGGACCGGCCTGGGTGCCCGTACGCCATGCGATCGACGACGAGACCCTGTGTCCGGGCGATGTGCGTGCCGTCCGGGTGGTGGAGAGCTGGGAGCGGCTGATTCGGCAGGTGTGCCTGCGGCTCGGCGGTGAGCTCGGCGAGAAGGTGGTTCCCGTCCGGCGCACCAAGCGCGGGGTTGAGCCGCAGGCCCGGCGGGCGGAGCTCGCCGACCGGCTCTGCGAGGAGGGGCACCTGCAGGCGGAGATTCGGATCGACAGCGCTCCGGGGATTCTGGCCGTCGTCGCCGATCTGCGGATGGGACGGCTCAGGACCTCGGTCGAGGTCCCCGCCCCCGAGCAGGGGTATCCACTGACCTGGGTGAAGAGACTGATCAAGCAACTCGGCGAAGCACCGGCCGATCTGCATGTACAGACGCTCCTCGACGGTGGTGTGTCAGGGCCTCGCGGAACACTGGAGAAGCTGCGCCCTGAGCCAGGTGATCTGATTCCGGCGTCGGCACAGCAGATCACCGGGTTCCGGCTCACCCTCTCGAAGAGCGTCGGAATCACCCGGGGGAACGCCGAGTCGGGGTTCATTCGCAGTGTCGACGCCGCGGTCGACCGCTTCTACAGCAGCGTGGTGACAAGCCTCTAG
- a CDS encoding lamin tail domain-containing protein codes for MRKSPAIAVAGAVAALAALAAAPAQATEYSSALKIRGVQYDAPGRDSNSCSTGNTSQEYVTIKNYSSTGTVNLKGYVIKDAVGNRFVFPANHYLQPGDYVRLRGGNGTDSDANNVVYRHNCNFIWNNDRDTIRLIKPSGAGADTHAYTKSGSDRDGNGYVTFHS; via the coding sequence ATGCGCAAGAGCCCTGCCATAGCCGTCGCCGGCGCCGTCGCCGCGCTGGCCGCACTCGCCGCCGCCCCGGCCCAGGCCACCGAGTACAGCTCGGCCCTGAAGATCCGTGGCGTTCAGTACGACGCACCCGGCCGCGACTCCAACAGCTGCTCGACCGGCAACACGAGCCAGGAGTACGTCACGATCAAGAACTACTCCTCCACGGGGACGGTCAACCTCAAGGGCTATGTGATCAAGGACGCCGTGGGCAACCGGTTCGTCTTCCCTGCGAACCACTACCTCCAGCCCGGCGACTACGTGCGCCTGCGCGGGGGCAACGGCACCGATTCCGACGCGAACAACGTGGTCTACCGCCACAACTGCAACTTCATCTGGAACAACGACCGCGACACCATTCGCCTGATCAAGCCTTCCGGCGCCGGGGCGGACACGCACGCCTACACCAAGTCCGGGTCGGACCGCGACGGCAACGGGTACGTCACCTTCCACAGCTGA